Part of the Bradyrhizobium sp. AZCC 1721 genome, GCGGAAAGCGTCATGACGAAAAAGTCGCACTGCCCGGTGTACGTCGTTCATGGCCCGTTCACCCCGCTGAGCCTCATCATGAGAACTGATATTGTAGGGCTCACTATTGGAGGCCAGCTTGCGCCTGCTTGTTGTTGAGGACGATCCGGATCTCAACCGTCAGCTTACGACGGCTTTGACGGATGCCGGTTATGTGGTTGATCGCGCGTTCGACGGCGAGGAGGGGCACTATCTGGGCGACAGCGAGCCCTATGACGCCGTCGTGCTCGACATCGGGTTGCCGAAGATGGATGGCATCTCGGTCCTGGAGGCGTGGCGCCGCAACGGCCGCGCCATGCCAGTCCTGATCCTCACCGCGCGCGATCGCTGGAGCGACAAGGTGCAGGGTTTTGATGCTGGCGCCGACGACTATGTCGCAAAGCCGTTTCACCTTGAAGAAGTGCTGGCGCGCATTCGCGCGCTGCTGCGCCGCTCCACCGGCCATGCCCAGTCGGAACTGACCTGCGGCCCGGTCTCGCTGGATACCCGCACCGGGCGGGTCAGCGTCTCGGGCAATCCGGTCAAGATGACCTCGCACGAATACCGGCTGCTGGCCTATCTGATGCATCACACCGGGCGCGTGGTGTCGCGCACCGAACTGGTCGAGCATCTCTACGACCAGGACTTCGACCGCGACTCCAACACCATCGAGGTGTTCGTCGGCCGCATCCGCAAGAAGCTCGACGTCGACATCATCCAGACCGTGCGGGGGCTCGGCTATCTCTTGACGCCGCCGTCGCCTGGCGCCTGATGAGCCTTGCTCTTTTATTCGAGCATGATCTTATCCGAAGGCCGGTCTCCATCCGCAGGATTGGAGGCTGGGGATACGCTTTTCGGGATCTTGTTCTGATGCGCGGAAGTTCGCTCGCCACGCGGTTGTTCCTGTCGGCGACCGCGTGGGTGGTCGTGATCCTGGTCATCACCGGCGTGATCCTGTCGTCGGTCTACCGGAACGCGACCGAGCGCGCCTTCGATCGCCGCCTCAACCTCTACCTCCGCACCCTGATCGCCGAAGTCGCAACGCCGGACGAGCCGCCTGAGCAACAGTTCCAGTCGCTCGGCGAACCGCTGTTCGAACTGCCCTTGTCCGGCTGGTACTGGCAGATCGTCCGGACCGACGAGAAGGCCGAAACAAAGGCCTCGCGTTCGCTGTGGGACAAGAAGCTGCCGAAGCTCGAGGATATCGGTGCGGAGTTGACCCCGGCCGGGATCCGTCTCGGCTACGTCGACGGTCCGGAGGGCCAGGATCTGAGGGTGGTCGAACGGCCGGTCGACCTCGGCGCCGACGGCAAGTTTCTGGTCAGCGTGGCTGGCGACGCATCCGAGATTTTCGACGAAATCCGCGCCTTCGATTATTACCTCGGCGGCACTTTTGCAGCGCTCGGCATCGTGCTGCTCCTGACCACGATCTTCCAGGTCCGCTTCGGGTTGGCCCCGCTCAAGCGCATTTCGGAATCGATCGCCGACATCCGCTCCGGACGCGCCGAACGGCTTGAGGGCCAATTTCCGGTCGAGATCGCGCCGCTGGCGCGCGAGACCAACGCCCTGATCGACGCCAACCGCGAGATCGTCGAACGCGCCCGCACCCATGTCGGCAACCTTGCCCATGCCATCAAGACGCCGCTGTCCGTGATCGTCAACGAGGCCTCCGCCCACACGGTGGATCCCTTTGCGAACAAGGTTTTGGAGCAGGCTTTTGTGATGCGGGATCAGGTCGCGCATCACCTCGAGCGCGCACGCATCGCCGCGCGCGTCACCATCGTCGGCACTGTCACCGAGGTCGCGCCCGCCATCGAGGCGCTGCGGCGGACCATGGAAAAGATCCACCGGGATCGTGGTGTCACGATCGCGGTCAAGGCGGACCCGCAGGCAAAGTTCCGCGGCGAGCGCCAGGATCTTGAGGAGATGGCCGGCAATCTGGTCGACAATGCCTGCAAATGGGCGGCCTCGCAGGTATTCATCGAGGTGCGCGCGGAATTGCCGGTCGTATCAGGCACCGGGCCACGGCTGCGGATCATCGTCGATGACGATGGCCGTGGATTGTCCGCTGCCGAGCGCGCGCAGGTGTCCCGGCGCGGCCAGCGCCTGGACGAATCCAAGCCGGGCTCCGGGCTCGGGCTTTCGATCGTGATCGATCTCGCCGGCCTCTATGGCGGTAGCCTCGTCCTGGGCGACGCCCCGATCGGCGGGCTGCGGGCAGAGCTGGTGTTGCCGGGGATATGAACGTCCTATCGGGCTGAATTGCCTGGGATTGAAGGGGCGCTATCCGGCACGGCCCAGGGCGATTTCGTTATTCCTAAACGGCTTCTTAACGCGCACACTTCTAAAATCGGCGGTGGACGCGCTTTGCCGTCCGCGTGACACAAATATATCCACACCAGGCGAATGAGCCAGACATCGACAGAGCGGCTGAGGGACTATCTCGCCCAGCTCCCGCCTCAATCGCAGGCGCTGCTGATGCGGGAGTTCGAGCGCGCCATCGAGCGCGGGGAAGACCTCGCCGTCGCCAATTTCGTGCTTGAGCAATTGCGCAAGGTCGTGCGCGGGACCGAGGAAGACGACGAGGCGCGTCCGCGGACCGACGACCCGGCGCGGCTGTTGTACGGTCCACTCGAGCCATTTCTCGTCGAGGGCAATTTTCCGGTGCGCGCCGGGCAGATCCGGCGCGCGTCGCTGCTGCCGGTTTGGCAATGGCTGGGCCGCGACGGCGCGCCCGAGGCCGTGCGCGCATTCGAAACGACACTCGGCGAGATCAGGCTGAGCGGCTCCACCGCAGGTCTCGAAGCCGCGACCCGTAAATTCCAGCTCGCTGCAGCCGAGGCGATCGTCAAGATCGCCACTCCGGTGCAGGGAGACGACAGGCATCGCGCGCTCTCGCGCATCGGTCCGCCAAACGTTGTCGAGGATTTATTGTCGATCGGCGCGGTGCTGCGGGCCCGTGAGGCGATGGAGACGCTCGGCAGTCGGCTTCCGGGCCAGATTCGGGCGCTGACGCCCTCCCAGCTCGAGACGGCGACGTCCGCGCTCAACGTGCCCTCGTTGCAGACACCGCAATTGCTGCCGTTCGCGCTGTCGCTGATCATGCAGCGGCTGGTGGCGCCGTGGCAGATCATCCGTCTCGCGGTCAGGATGGCGGCCTCCGACGACGAGATTCGCGTGGCGGCCACGCCCTACGGCATCGCCGTTACGATCGCGCTGCACGATCTCTCGTTTCTCACGGCCTGCCTGCGCACGGACATCAGGCGCGGCCATTTCGACAATGTCGGCGATCAACTGAAAATCCTGCATGATGGCGTGCGGGGCTTGCGCACCGAGCTCGATCTGCGCAACGATTCCGCGTGGGGCCGCCAGCTCACGTCGATCCGCGCCGATATTTCCAATTCGCTGCAGTCGGAGATCGAGAGCGTGCCCGGCCGGGTCCGCCGCATCCTGCGTCAGCGCGCCGACAAGGATATCGCTTCGGCGCCGAAGATCGACGCCGCGGAGGTCGAAGAGATCGCCGCCCTGATCGACTTCGTGGCGGTGTGCCGCACCTATGCCAGCGAACTCGCCATCAACGAGGTCACTCTGCGGACCTATTCC contains:
- a CDS encoding ATP-binding protein, which gives rise to MRGSSLATRLFLSATAWVVVILVITGVILSSVYRNATERAFDRRLNLYLRTLIAEVATPDEPPEQQFQSLGEPLFELPLSGWYWQIVRTDEKAETKASRSLWDKKLPKLEDIGAELTPAGIRLGYVDGPEGQDLRVVERPVDLGADGKFLVSVAGDASEIFDEIRAFDYYLGGTFAALGIVLLLTTIFQVRFGLAPLKRISESIADIRSGRAERLEGQFPVEIAPLARETNALIDANREIVERARTHVGNLAHAIKTPLSVIVNEASAHTVDPFANKVLEQAFVMRDQVAHHLERARIAARVTIVGTVTEVAPAIEALRRTMEKIHRDRGVTIAVKADPQAKFRGERQDLEEMAGNLVDNACKWAASQVFIEVRAELPVVSGTGPRLRIIVDDDGRGLSAAERAQVSRRGQRLDESKPGSGLGLSIVIDLAGLYGGSLVLGDAPIGGLRAELVLPGI
- a CDS encoding response regulator transcription factor, which produces MRLLVVEDDPDLNRQLTTALTDAGYVVDRAFDGEEGHYLGDSEPYDAVVLDIGLPKMDGISVLEAWRRNGRAMPVLILTARDRWSDKVQGFDAGADDYVAKPFHLEEVLARIRALLRRSTGHAQSELTCGPVSLDTRTGRVSVSGNPVKMTSHEYRLLAYLMHHTGRVVSRTELVEHLYDQDFDRDSNTIEVFVGRIRKKLDVDIIQTVRGLGYLLTPPSPGA